One genomic region from Rhizomicrobium palustre encodes:
- a CDS encoding acetyl-CoA carboxylase carboxyltransferase subunit alpha — protein sequence MHAYLDFERPIAELEGKIVELRQLASADPTMQIDADVARLQAKADALVKDTYARLTPWQKVQVARHPARPHFTDYVKSMFDEFTPLAGDRAFGEDSAIITAIARFRGQAVAVVGQEKGNDTKSRLKHNFGMAMPEGYRKVQRVFKMADRFGLPVISLVDTSGAFSGVAAEDRGQAEAIARSIESCLNLRVPMIATIIGEGGSGGAIAIAAANKVYMLENSVYSVIAPEGCASILWRNAAKAQDAAASLRITAQDLVSLGIIDGIIPEPMGGAHRAPEEAIGAVSEQIARGLAELSHMSADEVRRQRREKFLAIGRDLGK from the coding sequence ATGCACGCCTATTTGGATTTCGAACGCCCCATCGCTGAACTCGAAGGCAAGATTGTCGAATTGCGGCAACTGGCCAGCGCCGACCCCACGATGCAGATCGACGCCGATGTGGCGCGATTGCAGGCCAAGGCCGATGCCCTGGTCAAAGACACCTATGCCCGGCTGACGCCCTGGCAGAAGGTCCAGGTGGCCCGCCATCCCGCACGTCCTCATTTCACCGACTATGTGAAAAGCATGTTCGATGAGTTCACGCCGCTCGCGGGCGACCGCGCCTTTGGCGAGGACTCGGCGATCATCACCGCGATTGCGCGTTTCCGCGGCCAAGCCGTCGCGGTTGTCGGCCAGGAAAAGGGCAACGACACCAAATCGCGCCTCAAGCATAATTTCGGCATGGCGATGCCGGAAGGCTATCGCAAGGTGCAGCGCGTCTTCAAAATGGCAGATCGTTTCGGCCTGCCGGTGATTTCGCTGGTCGATACCTCGGGCGCGTTTTCGGGCGTTGCCGCGGAAGATCGCGGGCAAGCCGAAGCCATCGCGCGCAGCATCGAATCCTGCCTGAATTTGCGCGTTCCCATGATCGCCACCATCATCGGTGAAGGCGGTTCGGGCGGCGCCATTGCGATTGCGGCAGCGAACAAAGTCTACATGCTGGAGAACTCGGTCTATTCGGTGATCGCACCGGAAGGCTGCGCCTCGATTCTCTGGCGCAATGCCGCCAAGGCCCAGGATGCAGCCGCGAGCCTTCGCATCACCGCGCAGGATCTCGTCAGCCTCGGCATCATCGACGGCATCATCCCCGAACCCATGGGCGGCGCCCATCGCGCGCCGGAAGAAGCCATTGGCGCGGTGAGCGAGCAGATCGCCCGCGGCCTTGCCGAGCTTTCGCATATGTCGGCCGACGAAGTGCGCCGTCAGCGCCGCGAAAAGTTCCTCGCCATCGGACGCGATCTCGGCAAGTAG
- a CDS encoding TylF/MycF/NovP-related O-methyltransferase, which translates to MSDTPSPIGQRVNNGEITIRAEQERAALRALYDISSDLMPRFGANWGVHSLVAMNRMALSRVIYYQTLYQKIIDVPGVICEFGVQWGASMALLMNLRGMYEPFNVSRRIIGFDTFEGFPSVDAKDGAIVQVGDYRSMPSYETVLEEILALHEILSPVPHVKKHELVKGDVSVTAGAWLEQNPHALIAMAIFDMDIYQPTRDALEKVLPRLTKGSLLVFDELSCPAFPGETTALQEVIGANKLKLHRFPHQSYASWAVWGE; encoded by the coding sequence ATGAGCGATACACCATCTCCCATCGGGCAGCGCGTGAATAACGGCGAAATCACCATCCGTGCGGAGCAAGAGCGTGCCGCGTTGCGAGCGCTTTACGATATCTCCTCGGATCTGATGCCGCGTTTTGGCGCCAATTGGGGCGTGCATAGCCTGGTCGCGATGAACCGCATGGCCTTGAGCCGTGTGATCTATTACCAGACGCTCTATCAGAAGATCATCGATGTGCCGGGCGTGATTTGCGAATTCGGCGTGCAATGGGGCGCGAGCATGGCGCTTCTGATGAATCTGCGCGGCATGTATGAGCCGTTCAACGTCTCGCGCCGCATCATCGGATTCGATACTTTCGAAGGCTTTCCGAGTGTGGATGCGAAAGATGGCGCCATTGTTCAGGTCGGCGATTACCGCTCCATGCCGTCCTATGAAACGGTGCTGGAGGAAATCCTGGCGCTGCACGAAATCCTCTCGCCAGTGCCGCATGTGAAGAAGCATGAGCTGGTGAAGGGCGATGTGTCGGTGACGGCTGGCGCTTGGCTGGAGCAAAATCCGCATGCGTTGATCGCCATGGCGATTTTCGACATGGATATCTATCAGCCCACCCGCGATGCGCTGGAAAAAGTGCTGCCGCGGCTGACCAAAGGCTCACTCTTGGTGTTCGACGAGCTGAGTTGTCCGGCCTTTCCCGGCGAGACGACCGCGCTGCAAGAGGTCATCGGCGCCAATAAGCTCAAGCTGCACCGCTTCCCGCATCAAAGCTATGCCTCCTGGGCCGTGTGGGGCGAATAG